In one Mycobacterium sp. NBC_00419 genomic region, the following are encoded:
- a CDS encoding UBP-type zinc finger domain-containing protein — MAEAVDPSIPPSGTGCVECDASGGWWVHLRRCAACGHIGCCDDSPMRHASAHWRQSGHPIIRSFEPGEDWFWDYQDNQYYDGPRLAPPESRPADETVPGPRGRVPSDWAEILGRRAD; from the coding sequence GTGGCTGAAGCGGTCGACCCGTCCATCCCACCGAGCGGCACGGGCTGCGTCGAATGTGACGCCTCGGGCGGCTGGTGGGTGCACCTGCGCCGCTGCGCCGCCTGCGGACACATCGGCTGCTGCGATGACTCCCCGATGCGTCACGCGTCCGCGCATTGGCGGCAGTCAGGTCACCCGATCATCCGCTCCTTCGAGCCGGGCGAGGACTGGTTCTGGGACTACCAGGACAACCAGTACTACGACGGACCGCGACTGGCGCCACCGGAGAGCCGGCCCGCTGACGAGACGGTGCCCGGTCCCCGCGGGCGGGTGCCCAGCGACTGGGCCGAGATCCTGGGAAGGCGCGCGGACTGA
- a CDS encoding ABC transporter permease: MSDTDTNRLVGATRKLGEQTAFYGSALAATPYAVRRYPAEVLRLIAVMGMGTGALAVIGGTVVIVGFLTLSTGALIAVQGYNTLSNVGIEALTGFLGAFLNVRFIAPATAGVALAATIGAGATAQLGAMRINEEIDALEVMGIRAVTYLASTRIVAGVLAVIPIYTVAVLMSFLATRFGTTVIYGQSRGVYDHYFSSFLHPSDLMWSFIEALAMAAVVMAIHTYYGYTATGGPAGVGEAVGRAVRTSITAGVFILLTITLSVYGQSGNFHLSG; encoded by the coding sequence GTGAGCGACACCGATACCAATCGGCTGGTCGGCGCGACCCGGAAGCTGGGGGAGCAGACGGCGTTCTACGGAAGCGCCCTGGCGGCCACGCCGTACGCAGTGCGGCGTTATCCCGCCGAGGTGCTGCGACTCATCGCCGTCATGGGGATGGGCACCGGCGCGCTGGCCGTCATCGGCGGCACCGTTGTCATCGTCGGCTTCCTGACGCTGTCCACCGGCGCGCTGATCGCCGTGCAGGGCTACAACACACTGTCGAACGTCGGTATCGAGGCCTTGACCGGATTCCTGGGCGCCTTCCTCAACGTCCGGTTCATCGCGCCGGCGACCGCGGGCGTGGCGCTGGCCGCGACCATCGGGGCGGGCGCCACCGCGCAGCTCGGCGCGATGCGGATCAACGAGGAGATCGACGCCCTAGAAGTGATGGGTATCCGCGCCGTCACCTACCTGGCCTCGACCCGCATCGTGGCGGGCGTGCTGGCGGTCATCCCGATCTACACCGTCGCCGTGTTGATGTCGTTTCTGGCCACCCGGTTCGGCACCACCGTCATCTACGGCCAGTCCCGCGGTGTCTACGACCACTACTTCTCGAGCTTCCTTCATCCCAGCGACCTGATGTGGTCGTTCATCGAAGCGCTGGCGATGGCCGCCGTCGTGATGGCTATCCACACCTACTACGGCTACACCGCCACCGGCGGGCCGGCCGGCGTGGGTGAAGCCGTCGGCCGCGCGGTGCGCACCTCCATCACCGCGGGCGTGTTCATCCTCTTGACCATCACACTGTCCGTGTACGGACAGTCCGGCAACTTCCACCTGTCGGGGTAG
- a CDS encoding nuclear transport factor 2 family protein, which translates to MHAFRAAVEAGDFDALPALFAEDVVFRSPIAHKPYHGRDAVGVILRAVSRVFADLTYVREIGAQDAPDHALVFTAKVGDLDINGCDFLHTRPDGLIDEFTVMLRPLKAVNAFAERMSEEFAKEMQRSGLSD; encoded by the coding sequence ATGCATGCATTTCGCGCTGCCGTGGAAGCCGGCGACTTCGATGCCCTGCCCGCGCTGTTCGCTGAGGACGTCGTCTTCCGCAGCCCCATCGCGCACAAGCCGTACCACGGCCGCGACGCCGTCGGCGTGATCCTGCGCGCCGTCTCGCGGGTGTTCGCCGATCTCACCTACGTCCGCGAGATCGGTGCGCAAGACGCTCCCGACCACGCGCTGGTCTTCACCGCCAAGGTCGGCGACCTCGACATCAACGGCTGCGACTTCCTGCACACCCGGCCCGACGGGCTTATCGACGAGTTCACCGTGATGCTGCGTCCGCTCAAAGCGGTCAACGCGTTCGCCGAGCGGATGAGCGAGGAATTCGCCAAAGAGATGCAGAGGTCTGGTCTTTCGGATTGA
- a CDS encoding alkene reductase, whose amino-acid sequence MTYTLADDAALLQPITVGSVTARNRIFMAPLTRSRAQDDGTPSDLQVEYYAQRASAGLIITEATAVSQAGNGAYGNTPGIYTDAHEQKWAQVAQAVHERDGLIFMQIWHVGRMGHPDISGTESVAPSAIAADMLAHTPAGKKPLPVPRALDTDEIPGVIAQFRTAARRAVDAGMDGVEIHSANGYLLHQFLADATNRRTDHYGESAQNRARLAAEVIEAVAEEIGPDRVGVRISPGNNAGDVHEIDTISAYEALLQRISTLGLAYLHALIDPDADDFGTIRALWPGTFVLNTGREVETSFCQLENLADWGVISAATVGRAFLANPDLIDRLRAGAELNEPDVATFYSPGSAGYTDYPTLAPIV is encoded by the coding sequence ATGACCTACACCCTGGCCGACGACGCAGCCCTGCTCCAGCCGATCACCGTCGGCAGTGTGACGGCCCGCAACCGGATCTTCATGGCGCCGTTGACGCGCAGCCGGGCCCAGGATGACGGCACACCGTCTGACCTGCAGGTCGAGTACTACGCGCAACGTGCCTCGGCGGGTCTGATCATCACCGAGGCCACCGCGGTCTCTCAGGCCGGCAACGGTGCCTACGGCAATACCCCGGGCATCTACACCGACGCACACGAGCAGAAGTGGGCGCAGGTCGCCCAGGCCGTCCACGAACGTGACGGGCTGATCTTCATGCAGATCTGGCATGTCGGCCGGATGGGGCACCCCGACATCAGCGGTACCGAGTCGGTGGCGCCGTCAGCGATCGCTGCCGACATGCTCGCGCACACCCCCGCCGGCAAGAAGCCGCTGCCCGTTCCGCGTGCTCTCGACACCGACGAAATCCCCGGCGTGATAGCGCAATTCCGCACCGCGGCCCGCCGCGCGGTCGACGCCGGTATGGACGGTGTCGAGATCCATTCGGCCAATGGCTATCTGCTGCACCAGTTCCTGGCCGATGCCACCAATCGGCGCACCGACCACTACGGTGAATCTGCGCAGAACCGTGCGCGGCTGGCCGCCGAGGTCATCGAAGCCGTCGCCGAGGAGATCGGCCCCGACCGGGTCGGGGTGCGCATCTCGCCCGGAAACAACGCCGGAGACGTCCACGAGATCGACACCATATCAGCGTATGAGGCCCTGCTGCAGCGCATTTCAACGCTCGGCCTGGCATACCTGCATGCGCTCATCGACCCCGACGCCGACGATTTCGGAACCATCCGCGCACTGTGGCCGGGGACTTTCGTCCTCAACACCGGTCGCGAGGTCGAAACCAGTTTCTGCCAGCTGGAGAACCTCGCCGACTGGGGCGTCATCAGCGCCGCCACCGTCGGCCGGGCGTTTCTGGCCAACCCCGACCTCATCGACCGGCTGCGTGCCGGCGCCGAGCTCAATGAACCCGACGTCGCGACGTTCTACTCACCGGGATCGGCGGGTTACACCGACTACCCGACGCTGGCGCCGATCGTCTGA
- a CDS encoding DUF2834 domain-containing protein produces the protein MTLLVHAVLAVLVIAWVIQSNPTIFRKPANGPALSALEVAYYVAGIASIALGWYFNIKFVHQYADGSGNVFTGSGSWWQFITLGYDNPAAASASQDYTIGNVILLPLFTIVDGYRRGIRRPWLFFVSSLFTSFAFAWAFYLATAERQRRHEKAAAQTIGASVG, from the coding sequence ATGACGCTTCTCGTGCATGCAGTGCTCGCCGTACTCGTGATCGCCTGGGTCATTCAGTCCAACCCCACGATCTTCCGCAAGCCTGCCAACGGACCCGCTCTCAGCGCCCTGGAGGTGGCCTACTACGTGGCGGGCATCGCCTCGATCGCGCTCGGCTGGTACTTCAACATCAAGTTCGTCCACCAGTACGCCGACGGCAGCGGCAATGTGTTCACCGGGAGCGGAAGCTGGTGGCAGTTCATCACTTTGGGCTATGACAACCCAGCGGCCGCCTCAGCCAGCCAGGATTACACGATCGGCAATGTCATCCTGCTGCCGTTGTTCACCATCGTCGACGGCTACCGCCGTGGCATCCGCAGGCCGTGGCTGTTCTTCGTGTCCAGCCTGTTCACCAGCTTCGCGTTCGCCTGGGCGTTCTACCTGGCGACCGCCGAGCGTCAGCGCCGCCACGAGAAGGCGGCGGCTCAGACGATCGGCGCCAGCGTCGGGTAG
- a CDS encoding MCE family protein: protein MANSSRREKIDPIWWAPVLILVIAALTALTALLFSGSLRKTVPLTVVSDRAGLVMEDGAKVKLRGVQIGQVSSIGAEHAGGQNLSALKLKIDPGPFQYLPGNVEAEIKSSTAFGAKYVDLIVPSDGASGRLAPGAVLRSRNVTVEVNTVFQNLQSVVRSIDPAKLNSVFTAVADAVRGKGQRIGESITDANKVLLAVNPRMPGVQRDWQLFGQTAQAYSDAAQNILAILDNFTTTSATITANAGALDSLLLSAVGFSQSGINTIGANQPNLVRAMNILDPTTALFGKYSPTYTCLFQGAQWFLENGGRDALGGNGKSVIMDAALLAGDDPYRYPDNLPIVNAKGGPGGKPSCGSLPDASKNFPVKYLVTDTGFGTGLDVRPNPGIGFPGFANYFPATKGVPEEPRIRYPGGPAPGPPPPYPGGPAYGAPEFAPDGTPLYPPPPGGQP, encoded by the coding sequence GTGGCGAACTCCTCCCGACGCGAGAAGATCGATCCGATCTGGTGGGCCCCGGTGCTGATCCTCGTGATCGCCGCCCTCACCGCGCTGACCGCACTGCTGTTCTCCGGATCGCTGCGCAAAACCGTTCCGCTGACGGTGGTTTCGGACCGTGCCGGACTCGTCATGGAGGACGGCGCCAAGGTCAAACTGCGCGGCGTGCAGATCGGCCAGGTCAGCTCGATCGGCGCTGAGCACGCCGGTGGGCAGAACCTCTCCGCTCTGAAACTCAAGATCGACCCCGGGCCGTTCCAGTACCTGCCGGGCAACGTCGAGGCGGAGATCAAGTCGAGCACCGCATTCGGCGCCAAGTACGTCGACCTCATCGTCCCGTCCGACGGTGCGAGCGGGCGCCTTGCCCCCGGCGCGGTGCTGCGCTCCCGCAATGTCACCGTCGAGGTGAACACGGTCTTCCAGAACCTGCAGTCGGTGGTGCGCTCCATCGACCCGGCCAAGCTCAATTCGGTGTTCACCGCGGTCGCCGACGCGGTGCGCGGCAAGGGCCAACGGATCGGTGAGTCGATCACCGACGCCAACAAGGTGCTGCTGGCGGTCAACCCGCGGATGCCAGGAGTGCAGCGAGACTGGCAGTTGTTCGGCCAGACCGCCCAGGCCTATTCCGATGCGGCGCAGAACATTCTGGCCATCCTGGACAACTTCACCACCACCAGCGCGACGATCACCGCCAACGCCGGCGCCCTGGACAGCCTGCTGCTGTCGGCGGTCGGGTTCTCCCAGTCCGGCATCAACACGATCGGCGCCAATCAGCCGAACCTGGTGCGGGCGATGAACATCCTGGACCCGACCACCGCGCTGTTCGGAAAGTACTCGCCGACCTACACCTGCCTGTTCCAGGGCGCCCAGTGGTTCCTCGAGAACGGTGGCCGGGATGCCCTCGGCGGCAACGGCAAGTCGGTGATCATGGACGCCGCTCTCCTGGCCGGCGACGACCCCTACCGCTACCCCGACAATCTGCCGATCGTCAACGCCAAGGGCGGTCCCGGCGGAAAGCCGAGTTGCGGCTCGCTGCCCGACGCCAGCAAGAACTTCCCGGTGAAGTACCTCGTCACCGACACCGGCTTCGGAACCGGCCTCGACGTGCGGCCGAACCCGGGTATTGGGTTCCCCGGCTTCGCCAACTACTTCCCGGCCACCAAGGGCGTGCCGGAGGAACCGCGGATCCGTTATCCCGGGGGCCCGGCTCCCGGCCCGCCGCCGCCCTATCCCGGCGGACCGGCCTACGGCGCACCGGAATTCGCACCGGACGGCACACCGCTGTACCCACCGCCACCGGGAGGACAGCCGTGA
- a CDS encoding TetR/AcrR family transcriptional regulator has product MIRPAQTARSERTRDALRRAAMVRFLAQGVEDTSADQIAADAGVSLRTFYRHFTSKHDLLFADYDAGLEWFRAALQARSPEEPILESVQSAIDASPYDPEAVAQIAALRAKELDPGSILRHTRQVEAEFADAVAAQLSDSAGHATVDDRLRVMVTARCIAAAVFGAMEMWMVGDDPSLAELQRLCRTALELLRGGVITE; this is encoded by the coding sequence GTGATTCGGCCTGCTCAGACGGCGCGCAGTGAGCGCACCCGCGACGCGTTGCGGCGCGCGGCCATGGTGCGGTTCCTCGCCCAAGGTGTCGAGGACACCTCGGCCGATCAGATCGCCGCCGATGCCGGGGTCTCGCTGCGCACGTTCTATCGCCACTTCACCTCCAAACACGACCTGCTGTTCGCCGACTATGACGCCGGCCTGGAATGGTTCCGCGCCGCGCTGCAGGCGCGTTCGCCGGAGGAACCGATCCTGGAGTCGGTGCAATCGGCCATCGACGCCTCGCCCTATGACCCGGAGGCCGTCGCCCAGATCGCGGCTCTGCGCGCCAAAGAACTCGACCCCGGCAGCATCCTGCGGCACACCCGCCAGGTGGAGGCCGAGTTCGCCGACGCGGTGGCTGCCCAGCTCTCCGACAGCGCCGGGCACGCGACGGTCGACGATCGGCTGCGCGTCATGGTCACGGCCCGCTGCATCGCGGCCGCCGTTTTCGGTGCGATGGAGATGTGGATGGTCGGCGACGACCCGTCGCTGGCGGAATTGCAGCGGCTGTGCCGCACCGCGCTGGAGCTGTTGCGCGGCGGCGTCATCACCGAGTAG
- a CDS encoding MCE family protein yields the protein MLTTHRRATQIATGISLLAILAVAVTVVATPWWRHVAQNTYVAYFANTNGLYTGDEIRILGVAVGTVEKIEPQPTAAMVTFSVDRKYQVPADVKAAILSPSLVSARAVQLIPAYSGGPELADGATIPIERTAVPLEWDDLRRQLEKLTGSLQPTTPGGPSALGEFINTAADNLRGQGDTARDTVLKLSQAASALGDHAGDIFGTVKNLQLLVSALSSSSDLLASFNTNLADVTTVLSNTPDEIAGATQGLDGAVNDLRGFVAENREGLGTTFDHLNAITTALNDSSGDVKQALHIAPTVFSNFTNIYQPAQSAITGILAPVNFADTVQFICSSIQAASREGWQQSSKLCTQYLAPIIKNRQYNTFPIGGNPFVGTVARPNEITYSEDRLNPHLPPADTAPPTDAASALAAEVPPATPTDPGAGLEGLMVPEGPP from the coding sequence ATGCTCACGACGCATCGGCGCGCGACCCAGATCGCCACGGGCATCAGCCTGTTGGCCATCCTGGCGGTGGCGGTCACCGTGGTGGCCACCCCGTGGTGGCGTCACGTCGCGCAGAACACCTACGTCGCCTACTTCGCCAACACCAACGGCCTCTACACCGGCGACGAGATCCGCATTCTGGGCGTCGCGGTCGGCACCGTGGAGAAGATCGAGCCGCAACCCACCGCGGCCATGGTCACGTTCTCCGTCGACCGCAAGTACCAGGTGCCCGCCGACGTGAAGGCGGCGATCCTGTCGCCCTCGCTGGTCTCCGCCCGGGCGGTGCAACTGATTCCGGCCTACTCCGGCGGCCCGGAACTCGCCGACGGAGCGACCATCCCGATCGAGCGGACCGCGGTGCCCCTCGAATGGGACGACCTGCGAAGGCAACTCGAGAAACTCACCGGATCACTGCAGCCCACCACACCGGGCGGCCCCAGCGCGCTCGGCGAGTTCATCAACACCGCCGCAGACAACCTGCGCGGCCAGGGCGACACCGCGCGTGACACGGTGCTCAAGCTCTCCCAGGCCGCCTCGGCACTGGGTGACCACGCAGGAGACATCTTCGGCACCGTCAAGAACCTGCAGCTGCTGGTCTCGGCGCTGTCATCGAGCAGCGACCTGCTGGCGTCGTTCAACACCAACCTGGCCGACGTCACCACCGTGCTGTCCAACACCCCCGACGAAATCGCCGGCGCGACACAGGGCCTGGACGGGGCCGTCAACGATCTGCGTGGCTTCGTCGCCGAGAACCGGGAAGGTCTCGGAACCACCTTCGACCATCTCAACGCGATCACCACCGCGCTCAACGACAGCAGCGGCGACGTCAAGCAGGCGCTGCACATCGCGCCTACGGTGTTCTCCAACTTCACCAACATCTACCAGCCGGCGCAGAGCGCGATCACAGGCATCCTGGCCCCAGTCAACTTCGCCGACACCGTCCAATTCATTTGCAGCTCAATCCAGGCGGCGTCGCGCGAAGGCTGGCAGCAGTCCTCGAAGCTGTGCACGCAGTACCTGGCGCCGATCATCAAGAACCGCCAATACAACACCTTTCCGATTGGCGGTAACCCGTTCGTCGGCACCGTCGCGCGGCCCAACGAGATCACCTACAGCGAGGACCGGCTCAACCCCCACCTGCCACCGGCCGATACCGCCCCACCGACCGACGCCGCCTCGGCGCTGGCCGCCGAGGTCCCGCCCGCCACGCCGACCGACCCCGGTGCCGGGCTGGAAGGTCTGATGGTTCCGGAGGGTCCGCCATGA
- a CDS encoding LLM class F420-dependent oxidoreductase yields MASGGCLKVDRGVMSRLAEVADAARDLERLGYDGCWTAEINHDPFLPLTLAAEHTSQIELGTSIAVAFARNPMTVANVGWDLQEYSEGRLLLGLGTQIKPHIEKRFSMPWSQPAKRMGEFVVALRAIWDCWHNGTKLSFDGDFYTHRLMTPMFTPEPQPYGSPKVLIAAVGELMTETCGEVADGMIAHAFTTKRYFDEVTIPAVERGMAKSGRSRDDFQMFAPVFVVTGADEAEMAAAAAASRKQIAFYASTPAYRKVLELHGWGELQTELHRLSMAGQWDTMGTLIDDEILETFAVVAPVEELAGALRARCDGIIDRVMVGLPAGTPESTVRTFLDEVRAPSL; encoded by the coding sequence ATGGCGTCGGGCGGTTGTCTCAAGGTCGATCGCGGTGTCATGAGCAGGCTCGCCGAGGTCGCCGACGCAGCCCGGGATCTGGAGCGGCTCGGTTATGACGGCTGCTGGACCGCGGAGATCAATCACGACCCGTTCCTGCCGCTGACCCTGGCTGCCGAGCACACCTCGCAGATCGAGTTGGGCACGAGCATCGCGGTGGCATTCGCACGTAACCCGATGACCGTCGCCAATGTCGGGTGGGATCTCCAGGAGTACTCCGAAGGCCGGCTGCTGCTGGGCCTGGGCACTCAGATCAAACCGCACATCGAGAAGCGGTTCAGCATGCCGTGGAGTCAGCCTGCGAAGCGGATGGGCGAGTTCGTTGTCGCGTTGCGCGCCATCTGGGACTGCTGGCACAACGGCACCAAGCTGAGCTTCGACGGAGACTTCTACACCCACCGCCTGATGACGCCGATGTTCACTCCGGAGCCCCAGCCCTACGGTTCGCCGAAAGTCCTCATCGCGGCGGTGGGCGAGTTGATGACGGAGACGTGCGGCGAGGTCGCCGACGGGATGATCGCGCACGCGTTCACCACCAAACGCTACTTCGACGAAGTGACCATCCCGGCGGTGGAGCGCGGGATGGCCAAGTCCGGCCGCAGCCGCGACGACTTCCAGATGTTCGCGCCGGTGTTCGTGGTGACCGGTGCCGACGAGGCGGAAATGGCCGCGGCGGCAGCGGCTTCACGCAAGCAGATCGCGTTTTATGCCTCGACCCCGGCGTATCGCAAGGTGCTCGAACTGCATGGCTGGGGTGAGTTGCAAACCGAATTGCACCGGCTGTCGATGGCGGGCCAGTGGGACACGATGGGCACCCTCATCGACGACGAGATACTGGAGACCTTCGCCGTCGTCGCGCCGGTGGAGGAGTTGGCCGGCGCGCTGCGGGCCCGCTGTGACGGCATCATCGACCGGGTGATGGTGGGGCTGCCGGCCGGCACGCCGGAGTCCACCGTCCGCACATTCCTGGATGAGGTCCGCGCTCCCAGCCTGTAG
- a CDS encoding MCE family protein, producing the protein MSRLTIKRPHFTPLADRNRLTVGLVGVAVVVALVAAVFSYDKIPFIKGTTDHSAYFAEAGGIKTGSDVRVSGLGVGRVSGISLEGTKVLVDFTVRDGVDLGDRTEVAIKTETVLGTKYLELTPRGDGTLSGPIPLERTRSPYDLTDALGDLTTTISGLDTAQLSSSLTTIADTFKDTPPDLKIALEGVAQFSDTLNTRDAKLRQLLADANKVTGVLAKRSEQIAQLVANANALLVELVSQRDSVDALMGNISAVSQQISAVVADNRTQLKPAVDKLNGVLAILDNRKKELQRTLYLFRRYAMSFGEVLGSGPFFKASVVNLVPGQFSQPFIDAAFSDLGLDPNVKVPSQLVEPGVGQPATPPLPVPYPRTGQGGEPNLTLPDAITGNPGDPRYPYREPLPAPPPGGPPPGPPALAPAPGELPPPSIPPVPPADGRN; encoded by the coding sequence ATGAGCCGACTCACGATCAAGCGACCACACTTCACGCCGCTGGCCGACCGTAACCGGCTGACCGTCGGCCTCGTCGGTGTCGCCGTCGTCGTCGCCCTGGTGGCCGCGGTGTTCTCCTACGACAAGATCCCCTTCATCAAAGGGACGACGGACCACTCCGCCTACTTCGCGGAAGCCGGCGGTATCAAGACTGGTAGCGACGTGCGGGTGTCGGGTCTCGGTGTCGGCCGGGTCTCCGGCATCAGCCTGGAGGGCACCAAGGTGCTGGTGGACTTCACGGTTCGCGACGGGGTGGACCTCGGTGACCGCACCGAGGTCGCGATCAAGACCGAAACAGTGCTCGGCACAAAGTATCTCGAGCTGACACCGCGCGGTGACGGCACGCTGAGCGGACCCATCCCACTGGAACGCACCCGCTCGCCCTACGACCTCACCGACGCCCTCGGTGACCTCACGACGACGATCAGCGGTCTGGACACCGCCCAGTTGTCGTCGTCGCTGACCACTATCGCGGACACGTTCAAGGACACCCCGCCCGACCTGAAGATCGCTCTCGAGGGTGTGGCCCAGTTCTCCGACACCCTCAACACGCGCGATGCCAAGCTCCGCCAGCTGCTGGCCGATGCCAACAAGGTCACCGGCGTGCTGGCCAAGCGCAGCGAACAGATCGCCCAGCTGGTCGCCAACGCCAACGCGCTACTGGTCGAGCTTGTCTCCCAGCGTGACTCGGTGGACGCATTGATGGGCAACATCAGCGCGGTGTCGCAGCAGATCTCCGCGGTGGTCGCCGACAACCGCACCCAGCTCAAGCCGGCCGTCGACAAACTCAACGGGGTGCTGGCAATCCTGGACAACCGCAAGAAGGAATTGCAGCGCACGCTGTATCTGTTCCGGCGCTACGCCATGTCGTTCGGTGAGGTGCTGGGTTCGGGACCGTTCTTCAAGGCGTCGGTGGTCAACCTCGTACCCGGCCAGTTCTCCCAGCCGTTCATCGACGCGGCGTTCTCCGACCTCGGTCTGGACCCGAACGTGAAGGTGCCCTCCCAACTCGTCGAGCCCGGCGTCGGACAGCCGGCCACCCCGCCGCTGCCGGTGCCCTACCCGCGGACCGGACAGGGCGGCGAGCCGAACCTGACCCTGCCCGACGCCATCACCGGTAACCCCGGCGACCCGCGCTACCCCTACCGCGAGCCGCTGCCGGCACCGCCGCCCGGCGGTCCACCACCGGGCCCGCCCGCCCTGGCTCCGGCACCCGGTGAGCTACCGCCACCGTCGATCCCGCCGGTGCCGCCGGCCGACGGGAGGAACTGA
- a CDS encoding MlaE family ABC transporter permease: MFRRPFAWRELLDQIWFVARVSIVPTVVLSIPYTVLIVFTLNIVLLEVGAGDLSGAGAALASVTQVGPVVTAIVVSGAGSTAMCADLGARTIREEIDAMKVIGVNPIQALVVPRVIAATFVALMLYSVVAVVGLAGSYFFVVFIQHVTPGAFVAGMTLLTGLPQVIVSLVKALLFGLSAGLIACYKGLSVGGGPTAVGNAVNETVVFAFMALFLINILATAFGVKVAP, translated from the coding sequence ATGTTCCGCCGCCCGTTCGCCTGGCGTGAACTGCTCGACCAGATCTGGTTCGTCGCCCGGGTGTCCATCGTGCCCACGGTGGTGCTCTCGATTCCCTACACGGTGCTGATCGTCTTCACCCTCAACATCGTGCTGCTCGAGGTCGGCGCGGGTGATCTCTCCGGCGCCGGGGCGGCGCTGGCCTCGGTCACCCAGGTGGGCCCTGTCGTGACGGCCATCGTGGTCTCCGGGGCCGGCTCGACCGCCATGTGCGCCGACCTGGGTGCCCGCACGATCCGCGAAGAGATCGACGCGATGAAGGTGATCGGCGTCAACCCCATCCAAGCCCTCGTGGTCCCACGGGTCATCGCCGCGACTTTCGTTGCGCTGATGCTGTATTCGGTGGTCGCCGTCGTCGGCCTGGCCGGAAGCTACTTCTTCGTCGTGTTCATTCAGCACGTCACGCCCGGGGCGTTCGTCGCCGGCATGACGCTGCTGACCGGCCTGCCCCAGGTGATCGTGTCTCTGGTCAAGGCGCTGCTGTTCGGCCTGTCGGCCGGTTTGATCGCCTGCTACAAGGGGCTGTCGGTCGGCGGCGGGCCCACCGCGGTCGGCAATGCCGTCAACGAAACCGTGGTGTTCGCGTTCATGGCGTTGTTCCTGATCAACATTCTGGCCACCGCGTTCGGCGTCAAGGTGGCGCCGTGA
- a CDS encoding MlaD family protein produces the protein MRSRTARTATLVALFTVMCLIFMFVLVTVFGQFRFDSRASYSAVFSNVSGLKGGNFVRIAGVEVGKVKDMTLHKDGTVTVDFAVDKQLQLTEGTRAVVRYENLIGDRYLSLEEGAGSVRKLSPGQTIPLTRTAPALDVDALIGGFRPLFRALDPDQVNALSGQLLRVFQGQGGTISSVLAQTSALTTTLAGRDQLIGEVITNLNTVLGTFAARDDQFGTGLDKLSQLVAGLADRRTDIGTGLAYINAAAGSVADLLTAARQPIKDTVTQTDRFAGQVMADHDFVDDLVKTLPDAYQVLARNGLYGDYFGFYLCDAILKVNGKGGQPVFVKLAGQDTGRCTPK, from the coding sequence GTGAGATCGAGAACCGCCCGTACCGCCACCCTCGTGGCGCTGTTCACCGTGATGTGCCTGATCTTCATGTTCGTCCTGGTCACCGTGTTCGGCCAGTTCCGCTTCGACTCGCGGGCGTCGTACAGTGCGGTGTTCTCCAACGTCTCGGGTCTCAAGGGCGGCAACTTCGTCCGCATCGCCGGGGTGGAGGTCGGCAAGGTCAAGGACATGACCCTGCACAAGGACGGCACTGTCACCGTCGACTTCGCCGTCGACAAGCAACTGCAACTCACCGAGGGCACCCGCGCCGTGGTGCGCTACGAGAACCTGATCGGAGACCGCTACCTGTCGCTCGAGGAGGGTGCGGGTTCGGTGCGCAAACTCTCTCCCGGGCAAACGATTCCGTTGACCCGGACCGCGCCGGCCCTCGACGTCGACGCGCTCATCGGCGGCTTCCGGCCGCTGTTCCGCGCATTGGACCCCGACCAGGTCAACGCCCTGTCGGGTCAGCTGCTGCGGGTGTTCCAGGGTCAGGGCGGCACGATCTCCTCGGTGCTCGCCCAGACCTCGGCGCTGACCACCACGCTGGCCGGGCGCGACCAGCTGATCGGTGAGGTGATCACCAACCTCAACACCGTGCTCGGGACGTTCGCCGCCCGCGACGACCAGTTCGGCACGGGGCTGGACAAGCTGTCCCAGCTCGTGGCGGGCCTGGCCGACCGCAGGACCGACATCGGCACCGGGCTGGCCTACATCAACGCCGCGGCCGGGTCGGTCGCCGACCTCCTGACCGCGGCACGCCAGCCGATCAAGGACACCGTCACCCAGACCGACCGGTTCGCCGGCCAGGTGATGGCCGACCACGACTTCGTCGACGACCTGGTCAAGACACTTCCGGACGCCTACCAGGTACTGGCCCGAAATGGCTTGTACGGGGATTACTTCGGCTTCTACCTCTGCGACGCGATCCTCAAGGTCAACGGAAAGGGCGGTCAGCCCGTGTTCGTCAAACTCGCCGGACAGGACACCGGACGGTGCACACCCAAATGA